From Rhodopseudomonas palustris, a single genomic window includes:
- a CDS encoding DMT family transporter codes for MSEPSPSPARGRLASGGLVFLTVTTVAWGLSWPVTKYLISQWPPLPLRGLTGIAGSLALFGYAALRGDSLAVPRSQRLRLVVSAFFNVTLWMAVMGLALLWLPAGETAVIAYTMPVWTALLAWPLLGERLTLRRVAALALAFGGIAALMGAAGFAASMTKLPGIMLALTGALGFALGTIFLKRFPIALPGATSAAWQIGLGCIPVAVIGLAFEIPHVSVLTPLGWAGLVYLVVIQFCIAYVCWFAALQRLPASVAAIGTMATPVIGVVASAVALGEPLGLGQIAALVMTLAGVALATRS; via the coding sequence ATGTCCGAACCATCTCCGAGTCCTGCGCGCGGGCGCCTCGCGTCCGGCGGCCTGGTGTTCCTGACCGTCACCACCGTGGCTTGGGGCCTGAGCTGGCCGGTCACCAAATATCTGATCTCGCAATGGCCGCCGCTGCCGCTGCGCGGCCTGACCGGCATCGCCGGGTCGCTGGCGCTGTTCGGTTACGCCGCGCTGCGGGGCGATAGCCTGGCGGTACCGCGCAGTCAGCGGCTGCGACTGGTGGTCTCGGCGTTCTTCAACGTCACGCTGTGGATGGCGGTGATGGGGCTGGCGCTGCTGTGGCTGCCGGCCGGCGAGACCGCGGTGATCGCCTACACCATGCCGGTGTGGACCGCGCTCCTGGCCTGGCCACTGCTCGGCGAGCGGCTGACGCTGCGGCGGGTGGCGGCGCTGGCGCTGGCGTTCGGCGGCATCGCCGCTCTGATGGGCGCGGCGGGCTTTGCCGCCAGCATGACGAAGCTGCCCGGTATCATGCTGGCGCTGACCGGCGCGCTCGGCTTTGCGCTCGGCACCATCTTCCTGAAGCGGTTTCCGATCGCGCTGCCCGGCGCCACCTCGGCGGCGTGGCAGATCGGGCTCGGCTGCATTCCGGTGGCGGTGATCGGGCTGGCGTTCGAGATCCCGCACGTCTCGGTGCTGACGCCGCTCGGCTGGGCCGGGTTGGTGTATCTGGTCGTGATCCAGTTCTGCATCGCTTACGTCTGCTGGTTCGCCGCGCTGCAGCGGCTGCCGGCGTCGGTCGCGGCGATCGGCACCATGGCGACGCCGGTGATCGGTGTCGTCGCCTCGGCGGTTGCGTTGGGCGAGCCGCTCGGGCTCGGCCAGATCGCCGCGCTGGTGATGACGCTGGCCGGCGTGGCGCTGGCGACGCGGTCCTGA
- a CDS encoding hydroxyacid dehydrogenase, which yields MTSNIKKLLVTESLSQRGRALIAERGDIEMIEFPNMISADDFDALLRSQAPVHGVALGATRFGERELDAAQQMRVVARIGVGFDAIDVPALSRRKVPLMTAGTANSPSVAEQALFMMLTLAKRGAELHALVKTGAWATRLGLLPFDLFGKTVLIVGFGRIGTRTAKRCLAMEMNVEVYDPYVPAAAIEAAGCKQVSDLDAALPEADFVSLHCPKTAETTGLFDANRLSKMKPTAYLINTARGGIVVEQALYDALLAGKLAGAGLDVFEQEPPPHGHRLFDLPNVIIAPHVAGVTREALDRMGEQTARNMLSVLDGDPIRANVVNQDVLG from the coding sequence ATGACGTCCAACATCAAGAAGCTGCTGGTGACGGAATCGTTGTCGCAGCGGGGCAGGGCGCTGATCGCCGAACGCGGCGACATCGAGATGATCGAATTTCCCAACATGATCTCCGCCGACGATTTCGACGCGCTGCTGCGCAGCCAAGCGCCGGTGCACGGCGTCGCGCTCGGCGCCACAAGGTTCGGCGAGCGCGAACTCGACGCGGCGCAGCAGATGCGCGTGGTGGCGCGGATCGGCGTCGGCTTTGATGCGATCGACGTGCCGGCGCTGAGCAGGCGCAAGGTGCCGCTGATGACCGCGGGCACGGCGAACTCGCCCTCGGTCGCCGAGCAGGCGCTGTTCATGATGCTGACGCTGGCCAAGCGCGGCGCCGAGCTGCACGCGCTGGTGAAGACCGGCGCCTGGGCGACGCGGCTCGGGCTGCTGCCGTTCGACCTGTTCGGCAAGACCGTGCTGATCGTCGGCTTCGGCCGGATCGGCACCCGCACCGCCAAGCGCTGCCTGGCGATGGAAATGAACGTCGAGGTGTACGATCCCTACGTGCCCGCGGCGGCGATCGAAGCGGCCGGCTGCAAGCAGGTTTCCGATCTCGACGCGGCGCTGCCGGAGGCCGATTTCGTCAGCCTGCATTGCCCGAAGACCGCGGAGACCACCGGGCTGTTCGACGCGAACCGGCTGTCGAAGATGAAGCCGACCGCGTATCTGATCAACACCGCGCGCGGCGGCATCGTGGTCGAACAGGCGCTGTACGACGCTCTGCTCGCCGGCAAGCTCGCCGGCGCCGGGTTAGACGTGTTCGAGCAGGAGCCGCCGCCACACGGCCACAGACTGTTCGATCTGCCCAACGTGATCATCGCGCCGCACGTTGCCGGCGTCACCCGCGAGGCGCTCGACCGCATGGGCGAGCAGACCGCCCGCAACATGCTGAGCGTCCTCGACGGCGACCCGATCCGCGCCAACGTGGTCAATCAGGATGTGCTCGGTTAG